The Microcystis panniformis FACHB-1757 region TTATGTTGAAGGTCATCTAATATAGCTTGGGAGTCAGCAACTACTGTTGAGCCTCCATCGAGGAGATCTACCATTAGCTGGTGGTCGGGCGCCGGACTGTTGTATGTGATCCGATTCAACGGGAATCCGCAAGAAAGGGCCAACTCAACTTCATATTTAGAAGAGCAGTCTGCGGAGCATCCCAGGGATGCCAGTTCATTCAGAATCGCCATCGACGGATTAGCCTTGATCGGGTAGGCAACCTGAGATGGACTGCCGACAAGCTCCACAAAGTGGGACAGGTTCCGACGAAGCTGACCGACGTTCAGTATGTAGAGAGGAGACCCATGGCGTTTTGCTATCTCCTCGATGTCAATTGATCGCGTCCAAGTTTCCATAATCCCTTCTATAATCTCGCTTTTGTCCAACGCCTAGCATCACCCGCAAACAGCGATCAGTTTATCGATTCTCAGGTATTTCCCCCCACTACTTGGGACTGGTTGGAGAAGCATTGAACCTTAGTTGCAATTGCCTAACTCCCTTGTTCTCTACTCTAGGAAATATGAGCGTTCAGGTCGATCGCTGTTATCGTCGTTATGCCACCCTATCGAACCATACCAAGTAAGGAAGAACCTTTTTTTTTAGCTTCAATTATTAATGTAACATCGGATCGGAGCTAGAAGTCTTTCTCTATAATCAAAGTTTACATTACTGGGATCAAGGCAAAGCCTAGATGTTTTGACGCTTGACCGATGATAATTAACCTCATCGGTATCAGAAAAGAAGGGGGGGGTTAACCTGAAAGAATACAAACGATTCAGAACCTCCATCCTACTTTAGCCGAGTCCAGCCTTCTCGAACCGGTCATCGAGTTTTTGGCAGTGCCTTCGGCATCGCAATCAACTGATGATGCGGGGTCAGACTGAAGGCGATGTTAGTCCAAAATTATTTATTTTGAATTACCATTGTTGCACAAGTAATTATATTTTCTAGATTGTTATACTCGGCTCTTTGTTTTTCAATATAATGATCAAATAAATATTTTTTGTCTGGATATTGTACCGCTAATTCTTGGCATCTTTGCTTAAGATAATTAAACTGCATTTCATACTCATCATTTTGATTTATTTCAGTTTCTGTATATTCTTTTATTAATTTCATGCCAGCTTTCTCGATTTGTTTTAACAGCATACTTTTTTTGATTATAAATTCATGCTTATAGGGTTGATCATCTTCAAAATATCCATCATCCAAGATAATTAGACCATCTTTTGTCAGATTTTTTTTTAAGATAGTCATAGTTTGAAAATAATTTCCAAATACAGGACCGATCGAGCCGAGGATAATTAGATTAAATTGGTTTAATGTCTTGATTATTTCTCGTGCGTCTCCTGAAATAAATTTACACCTTGAAGTAATTGCTTCTTCTCTAGCTTTTTTATTAGCGATTTCAATAAATTCTGGTATTGCATCGATTCCGAGGCAGTAGCAATCCAGTTCAATTGACAATTTTATCGAGACTGCACCTTTGCCGCAGCCTAGATCTAGTACATTTAATTCAGAATAATTATTTGTATGTGCTTTGACAATTTTAAGAATAGAATTTGCAGAAGAGCCTATTTCCCAGAAGTCCTGTAAAATATATGGAAGAAAAGGTAAGATTGACTTATCTTGGCAATCCATAGCCTGTGCAATAGTTTCTTCTAAGGTCTTCATTCTCTCTAAAAATTCCTGGACTAACTAAGTAGTCATGCAAAATTAATTACCTGCCCGATCGAGCTAAAACCCTTACGGGGCAATGATCGTCATGTGTAAATAATTTTGCCTAGGTACTTATTAATCATACCGCTTCCTGCGGTTCCGCACCCTCCTCTATCCTACTTCCATCAGTTAAACACCCCCTCAATTTGGCCATAATTACCGCAGAAGGGTTTCTAGTATTCCACTCAAAAGGTGCGTTAACTGGTTCTTCGGTTTGTGTTATGCAATGGACAGGAGTTATAAGGGATAAAACCCTTATAGAGAAAGACATTTGCTGATTTTTGTCAATTGTTTTCGATCTAGAGCGAACTAATCAATTAAATCTTTTGCCAGATAAGGATTTAGTCGATTTATGCCCCCCTATCGAACCATAACAAGTAACGAAGAGCCGGATTAAGCCGCCATTACTACTACCGAATCACCACCATCACCACCATTGTGCCTTTCTACTTATGTAGACTTTAGACGTTCATAATCTGAGATTTATTAAACTTCTGAAATCGTAGAGTCAGCAAGGAATCCAGTTCTTTTTTATGTTTCAGATGGGCATCATTCAAACATTCATAAATGGCTGAAGAAAAGTCAGAAAAGTTTTCATAATATTTACCATATAAACATTTCTTTTTGACCAATTTCCACAGCCTTTCAATTAAATTTAGATTAGGTGAATAAGACGGCAGATAGAGCAGCTCTATTGACAAAGAAAGAGCCAATTCTTCAACAATTTTACATTTTTGATAGCGGGCATTATCTAAGACTAGAGTGATGGGAATCATTAGTCCTAAAGCAGCTATTTTTGACCGGAGTTCACAGACTTGAGTTGCCGTAATATAAGTTTCATATGTTACCAGAATAACTTCATGAGTTATTGCATTTAATGCTCCTAAAACATTGAAGCGTTTACGCCCGCTCGGTGACTTAACAAAAAGTCTCTCAAAACACCAAACAAAACCGAGAAATGCTCCCATGACGAAGTGAGCGGCATCAACAAAAAAAACAGCCCTTTTTCCTTCTTTTGCCTCATTTAGTCTGGGTTCTAGCTTTTTTTCTTTGTAGTCCTCTTGTTCATCTGGGTCAGCTTTAGAAGGAAGAGAACCTACTTTTAAACATTTCATTCCCATTGATTTTAAAAATTTTCTCACTTGGGTAGGACTTCGTTTTATTCCCGTCAATTCTTCTATCCTATATACAGCTTCATTTATTGTGGCTGGTGGATTTTTCTCGAAGTATTTTTTGAGGGTTTCTTTTTGAAACTCTAATTCACTTTTAGGGCGATAGAAGTTGATTTCTTTTAATTTTTCTATTCCGCCCTCTTGATAATCTCGAAGATAGGTTAATAAGGTATTTGGCGAGATTCCTGCTAACTGACAAATTTTTTGGTGCGGTATCTTTTGGCTTTTTAACCAGAGAACTTCCATCTTCAGTTGAACCCGGGGATGGGGATGATGAAATCTTTCATAATACAGTGAGTTCTTTTCTTCTTCCGTGAATTCTAGGTTAATCATGTTTTTAATGAGTGCTTTGCTTCTAATTATGGCTCTTAAACTATATTATTGTCCTTGAGTAAAAAATGCAAGTTGCAGCCGTGCAAAGTATACTTAAGAACAAAACTATACCCATAAGCTATCAGCCATTGGCTAAAGTCTGACCACAACCTCCTCAGCAGTCAAGCAGAATCGGATCAAAAATATTTTGTCAATCTGTTTTTCCTACCAAAGAAAAAGCTTTTTGTCAAGCATACAAAAGAACTACATTTTTCAGGAAAATCAAGAATTTTTTCCAGAAAATGTCAGCCAAAACACTGTTTTTAGGGAACAAAATAATCCTGGCTATACCATATATAGAGTGATAAGATTATTTAACACGCTAGATGTTGTGTTTTCCCAGAAAATCTGATAGAATACTCTAGTACAAATAGATTAATTTGTCAAATTTTTTAACGCCGCAATTTCCTAATTATGCAATCAAAGCCCTTGACTACTACCGTCTCCATTCACAAAAATAACGAAGTAATACCCTTTCGTTCTACCCCTTTAGCTAATATGGGCAGCCATGGAATTAGAGTGATTCGGCGCGATGGTTCCACCACAAGCTTAAATATCGGCAAAATTCGCGACGTGGTAGAGTGGGCTTGTGAAGGCAAAAAAGTCAATTCAATCGCCTTAGAAGCGGGTTTAACCACGCGCCTGCGGGATGGGATTACCACCAGGGAAATACAGGATAATTTAATTAATTGCGCCCTAGAAATGTGTAGTCCCGAGGAACCGGATTGGCGCTATGTGGCGGGAAGATTGCATATTTGGAGTCTGTGGAAAGATACCTTAGTAGTCCGGGGTTATCAGTACGGAAATTACGAGAAAACTGTCAAAACTCAAGTTAAAAATCGGCTGTACGACGAAAGGATTCTCATCTATTCCGAAGCAGAATTAAAAGAAGCCGGTTCTTGGATTAATCCCGATTGGGACATCGATTATGATTACGCAGGGGCATTGTTAATCACTAGCCGTTATTTACTCAAAAATGAGTTACCCCAAGAGGCATTATTAACCTGTTCCCTACTGCTTGCCACTGTGGAAGAACCGGCTAATAGACTCCACTGGGCGAAGAAATTTTATCAAGGGATTGCTCAAAGAAAAATCTCTCTTGCCACCCCAATTTTAGCCAATTTACGCACACCTAAAGGTTCCCTAACCAGTTGTTTTATACTTTCCATT contains the following coding sequences:
- a CDS encoding IS630 family transposase, whose translation is MINLEFTEEEKNSLYYERFHHPHPRVQLKMEVLWLKSQKIPHQKICQLAGISPNTLLTYLRDYQEGGIEKLKEINFYRPKSELEFQKETLKKYFEKNPPATINEAVYRIEELTGIKRSPTQVRKFLKSMGMKCLKVGSLPSKADPDEQEDYKEKKLEPRLNEAKEGKRAVFFVDAAHFVMGAFLGFVWCFERLFVKSPSGRKRFNVLGALNAITHEVILVTYETYITATQVCELRSKIAALGLMIPITLVLDNARYQKCKIVEELALSLSIELLYLPSYSPNLNLIERLWKLVKKKCLYGKYYENFSDFSSAIYECLNDAHLKHKKELDSLLTLRFQKFNKSQIMNV
- a CDS encoding class I SAM-dependent methyltransferase produces the protein MKTLEETIAQAMDCQDKSILPFLPYILQDFWEIGSSANSILKIVKAHTNNYSELNVLDLGCGKGAVSIKLSIELDCYCLGIDAIPEFIEIANKKAREEAITSRCKFISGDAREIIKTLNQFNLIILGSIGPVFGNYFQTMTILKKNLTKDGLIILDDGYFEDDQPYKHEFIIKKSMLLKQIEKAGMKLIKEYTETEINQNDEYEMQFNYLKQRCQELAVQYPDKKYLFDHYIEKQRAEYNNLENIITCATMVIQNK